Proteins from one Kazachstania africana CBS 2517 chromosome 1, complete genome genomic window:
- the KAFR0A00530 gene encoding putative peptide hydrolase (similar to Saccharomyces cerevisiae YMR114C; ancestral locus Anc_2.434) has translation MCGRYALIYDGNELPMEFARYNLEFDEKEKPKGFTFGKNFNVAPTNTCPVYRPSHENPGEMELKYMKWGLVPSWAKDISKFKGYNTINSKLESVLKSRVWAGCTSHKRCVVPASGYYEWRKDRKEKIPYYFTRKDDKLMFIAGLYDYNEAEDLYTFSLITGSAPKNLKWLHERMPCVIEPNTEAWNQWLDPEKTEWSQSELDGLLSPWYNDDSYIVYQVHKDVGKVSNNGPYLIKPILKEDAEKVKEEREGMGIPEELGKDTAAKKLEEEKIQLIEGEEEEEEEEEEEEEEEEEEEEEMPSAKKEEIEEEGVYASEEEDLEPEPKTAHKKPSKRKQPAAKRETGEDIKHYKTSRGNVRTGKDSGRKPRTHAHDEGVEERRGGDIVERLRESSRPKKKQKVNE, from the coding sequence ATGTGTGGTAGATATGCTCTGATTTATGATGGCAATGAATTGCCCATGGAGTTTGCCAGATACAATTTGGAATTTgatgagaaagaaaaacCAAAGGGATTCACTTTTGGTAAGAACTTCAATGTTGCCCCTACCAATACGTGTCCAGTATACCGTCCATCACATGAGAACCCTGGCGAAATGGAATTGAAGTATATGAAATGGGGGCTTGTTCCCAGCTGGGCGAAggatatttcaaagtttaAGGGTTATAACACAATCAATTCCAAGTTAGAATCCGTACTGAAAAGTAGAGTATGGGCAGGTTGTACTAGTCACAAGAGGTGTGTCGTACCAGCTAGTGGATATTACGAGTGGAGGAAGGAtagaaaggaaaaaatccCCTACTATTTCACAAGAAAGGATGATAAACTGATGTTCATCGCTGGTCTTTACGATTACAATGAAGCTGAGGACTTGTATACGTTTTCTTTAATCACTGGCAGTGCACCTAAGAATCTGAAATGGTTGCATGAAAGAATGCCATGCGTCATCGAGCCAAACACTGAGGCATGGAATCAGTGGTTAGATCCAGAAAAGACAGAATGGTCACAGTCTGAGTTGGATGGATTGCTTAGCCCTTGGTACAACGATGATTCTTATATTGTCTACCAAGTACATAAGGATGTTGGGAAAGTGAGCAATAATGGtccatatttgataaaaccTATCTTGAAAGAGGATGCAGAAAAGGTCAAGGAGGAAAGAGAGGGTATGGGCATCCCAGAGGAGCTTGGTAAGGATACTGCTGCAAAGAAGctagaagaagaaaagatacaGTTAATagaaggagaagaagaagaagaagaagaagaagaagaagaagaagaagaagaagaagaagaagaagaagagatgCCTTCTGCGAAGAAGGAGGAgatcgaagaagaaggtgtCTATGCcagtgaagaagaagacttGGAACCCGAACCCAAGACTGCACACAAAAAGCCTTCTAAGAGAAAACAACCTGCTGCCAAGAGAGAAACGGGTGAGGATATCAAGCATTACAAAACCAGCAGAGGCAACGTCAGGACAGGAAAGGACAGTGGCAGAAAGCCAAGAACTCACGCACACGATGAAGGTGTTGAAGAACGTAGGGGGGGAGACATCGTTGAAAGATTAAGGGAATCTAGTAGACccaagaagaagcaaaagGTTAATGAATGA
- the EUC1 gene encoding Euc1p (similar to Saccharomyces cerevisiae YMR111C; ancestral locus Anc_2.437) translates to MFESPSDDSSRTSSLRPESPHDPIRNSSRPDNRRKARPRSNYQSPQEGQNDSNEMPFQSFIIDQLTRLQEQNEMLKNKVEAIQREQEEYYISQVKTFDNGFKNVDTCIKDVANLKELFKEMVGIMTGDRVRFLDHTNESVTSAEAERLNKSSVLNTENALVSTPTETEGWMAYRRDDNVLTHNERVRVKLETDGRLPEGPPNSYPFPTRRDEDALSYINSIVDAQERGDRSTENALRVEQAMNYKINRAIQSVSDVAREYFEGFHGKPSLLSLERRFGSTWRRAPGDRTLFAKRKCIISKIDQILENPTNFRLPQDLTRNQAIKVIENIRLGNNTFRGYHCRLTLAQLYEYFSKKMDKKEDYSLKLINKGVPRRTILSRQREAELKAKEGVEGLSTPTDTTPVQEDDINNDNSDEGGQSDEDECSDDEADEHGEHDEQDQTNNDPTVYHLDGVNNRRDYDAGNNFREDVNHGTMSEPMRLYYRNDD, encoded by the coding sequence ATGTTCGAATCACCCTCAGATGATAGCTCCAGAACATCATCACTAAGGCCTGAGTCTCCACATGATCCCATTAGAAATTCTTCTAGACCAGATAATAGACGTAAAGCTCGGCCACGTTCAAATTATCAGTCACCACAGGAAGGTCAGAATGATAGCAATGAAATGCCGTTCCAATCTTTCATAATTGATCAGCTTACAAGATTACAAGAgcaaaatgaaatgttaAAGAATAAGGTCGAAGCGATCCAAagagaacaagaagaatattatattaGCCAGGTGAAGACATTTGATAATGGGTTTAAAAATGTAGATACTTGCATCAAGGATGTGGCTAATCTAAAAGAACTTTTTAAAGAGATGGTGGGGATAATGACTGGCGATAGAGTACGGTTTCTAGATCATACCAATGAGAGTGTGACAAGTGCAGAAGCAGAACGTCTAAATAAATCATCTGTCCTAAACACAGAAAATGCACTTGTCTCTACACCTACTGAAACGGAGGGGTGGATGGCTTACAGAAGAGATGATAACGTGCTAACTCATAATGAAAGAGTGAGAGTCAAACTTGAAACTGATGGCAGATTGCCAGAAGGACCACCAAATAGCTACCCATTCCCTACAAGGCGCGATGAAGATGCCCTAAGTTACATTAACAGCATTGTGGATGCGCAGGAAAGAGGTGATAGATCTACTGAAAATGCACTTAGAGTAGAGCAGGCAATGAATTATAAGATTAATAGGGCAATACAGAGTGTTTCAGACGTAGCCAGGGAGTACTTCGAGGGTTTTCATGGAAAACCTTCCTTATTATCTTTAGAAAGAAGATTCGGATCAACCTGGAGAAGAGCTCCCGGTGACAGAACCCTGTTTGctaaaagaaaatgcatTATCTCTAAAATAGAtcaaatattggaaaatcCAACAAATTTTAGGCTGCCGCAAGACTTGACAAGAAACCAGGCCATCAAAGTCATTGAAAACATACGATTGGGGAACAATACTTTTAGAGGCTATCATTGCCGGTTGACACTAGCACAACTATACGAATAtttttccaagaaaatGGATAAGAAGGAAGACTACtcattaaaattgataaacaAAGGTGTCCCCAGGAGGACTATCCTATCACGCCAGAGAGAAGCTGAGTTGAAAGCAAAGGAAGGAGTCGAAGGTTTATCAACTCCTACTGATACTACACCTGTTCAAGAGGATGATATTAATAATGACAACAGCGATGAAGGAGGACAAAGTGACGAAGATGAATGcagtgatgatgaagctGATGAACATGGCGAACATGATGAACAGGATCAGACAAATAATGATCCCACCGTATATCATCTTGATGGAGTGAATAACCGTAGAGATTACGACGCCGGAAACAACTTCCGGGAAGATGTAAATCATGGTACTATGTCAGAGCCAATGCGTTTGTATTACAGGAACGATGACTAG
- the ILV2 gene encoding acetolactate synthase catalytic subunit (similar to Saccharomyces cerevisiae ILV2 (YMR108W); ancestral locus Anc_2.441) gives MMLRCPVLRSHALKRCARSKSPFLALRYYTNATKTLNSASAQAVATNRRPEPAPSFDVDPLSSEIRESFGKKAKVDPMKMDNSLVGLTGGQIFNEMMARHNVDTVFGYPGGAILPVYDAIYQSKNFKFVLPKHEQGAGHMAEGYARASGKPGIVLVTSGPGATNVVTPMADALADGIPMVVFTGQVPTTAIGTDAFQEADVVGISRSCTKWNVMIKNVAELPVRINEAFEIATSGRPGPVLVDLPKDVTAAILRDAIPVGSSLPSNALSQLTNKAQDEFVLDNINKAADLINLAKNPVLYVGGGILGNEDGPKLLKQLSERAQIPVTTSLLGLGAFDQEDPKSLDMLGMHGCATANLAMQNADLIIAIGTRFDDRVTGNIAKFAPEARRAALENRGGIIHFEISPKNINKVVEAQIAVEGDATANLQSILPKIFPVKERTEWFAKIKEWKTKYPYSYMKETPNSKLKPQTVISKLSKIANATGKEVIVTTGVGQHQMWAAQHWTWKHPRTFITSGGLGTMGYGLPAAIGAQVAKPDALVIDIDGDASFNMTLTELSSAVQAGAPVKILLLNNEEQGMVTQWQSLFYENRYSHTHQLNPDFIKLAEAMGLKAIKVSKQNQLDKALQEFVEYDGPVLLEVEVEKKVPVLPMVPAGKGLHEFMSFDENTEKEQNELRRNRTNGKY, from the coding sequence atgatgCTTAGATGTCCTGTCCTTCGGAGTCATGCTCTAAAGAGATGTGCAAGAAGTAAATCTCCCTTTTTGGCACTACGATACTATACAAACGCTACAAAAACTCTAAATTCTGCTTCTGCTCAAGCTGTAGCGACGAATAGAAGACCAGAGCCAGCTCCAAGTTTCGATGTAGACCCTCTATCTAGCGAAATCAGAGAATCGTTTGGTAAAAAGGCAAAGGTTGATCCAATGAAGATGGACAATTCTTTAGTCGGTTTAACTGGTGGTCAAATCTTTAATGAAATGATGGCAAGACATAATGTAGACACCGTTTTTGGTTATCCAGGTGGTGCCATTCTCCCCGTCTACGATGCTATTTACCAAAGtaagaatttcaaattcgtGCTACCAAAACATGAACAAGGTGCTGGTCACATGGCAGAAGGTTACGCCCGTGCGTCAGGGAAGCCTGGTATTGTTCTTGTAACATCCGGTCCAGGTGCTACAAACGTCGTCACACCAATGGCTGACGCATTGGCTGATGGTATCCCCATGGTCGTTTTCACTGGTCAAGTTCCAACGACTGCTATAGGTACTGACGCATTTCAAGAAGCTGACGTCGTTGGTATCTCAAGATCATGTACGAAATGGAACGTTATGATTAAAAATGTAGCAGAACTACCCGTAAGAATCAATGAAGCTTTTGAAATCGCCACGTCAGGTAGGCCGGGTCCTGTCTTAGTGGATCTACCAAAGGACGTCACTGCCGCAATTCTAAGAGATGCGATCCCCGTAGGAAGCTCTCTGCCTTCAAATGCCCTCTCTCAACTAACAAACAAGGCTCAAGATGAGTTTGTCTTAGATAATATAAACAAAGCTGCtgatttaataaatttggcTAAAAACCCAGTTCTTTACGTCGGCGGGGGTATCTTAGGAAATGAAGATGGTCCTAAATTACTAAAACAATTAAGTGAAAGAGCGCAGATTCCAGTCACTACATCTTTACTAGGTCTAGGTGCATTCGATCAAGAAGATCCAAAGTCTTTGGATATGTTAGGTATGCATGGTTGTGCAACTGCTAATTTGGCAATGCAAAATGCAGACTTAATTATCGCTATTGGTACTAGATTTGATGATCGTGTCACTGGTAATATTGCTAAATTTGCCCCAGAAGCACGTCGTGCTGCTCTAGAAAATAGAGGTGGTATTAtccattttgaaattagtccgaaaaatataaataaagTAGTGGAAGCGCAAATTGCTGTAGAAGGTGATGCAACAGCTAATTTACAAAGTATTCTACCAAAGATCTTCCCGGTCAAAGAAAGAACTGAATGGTTTGCCAAGATTAAAGAATggaaaacaaaatatcCATATAGCTATATGAAGGAAACTCCAAATTCTAAACTGAAACCACAAACCgtcatttcaaaattatcaaaaattgcaAATGCAACTGGTAAAGAAGTTATCGTCACCACAGGTGTTGGTCAACATCAAATGTGGGCGGCACAACATTGGACCTGGAAACATCCACGTACTTTTATCACATCGGGTGGGTTAGGTACAATGGGTTACGGCCTACCAGCTGCAATTGGTGCCCAGGTGGCAAAGCCTGATGCGTTAGTCATTGACATCGATGGTGACGCTTCTTTCAACATGACATTGACTGAATTGAGCTCTGCAGTTCAAGCCGGCGCTCCCGTcaagattttattattaaacaACGAAGAACAAGGTATGGTTACTCAATGGCAATCACTTTTCTACGAGAATCGTTACTCTCACACTCATCAACTAAACCCAGATTTTATAAAGCTTGCCGAGGCCATGGGTTTGAAGGCTATCAAGGTCTCTAAGCAAAATCAATTAGATAAAGCCTTACAGGAATTTGTTGAATATGATGGACCTGTCTTATTGGAAGTGGAAGTAGAAAAGAAGGTTCCTGTCTTGCCAATGGTGCCTGCTGGTAAGGGTTTGCATGAATTCATGAgttttgatgaaaatacagAGAAAGAACAGAATGAATTACGCCGTAATCGCACTAATGGTAAGtattaa
- the HFD1 gene encoding hexadecenal dehydrogenase (similar to Saccharomyces cerevisiae HFD1 (YMR110C); ancestral locus Anc_2.439), which translates to MSDILQYTSLDEIESKISHCNDYFYRKQREVKSTKRDLEFRSNCLKKLYYAIKENEEALVLAMHNDFHRSRQESLALELIPLYNDVLDMISRLPQWIKPKKVKDYSPVYAFGTTKIEKIPRGTALVISPSNFPVYLALGPVAAAISAGNTVVLKPSENTPSTAKIIEKILLDAELPQGLIEIVQGGVTETTKLIKSPKFDIFFYTGSTKVGSIVAQEAAKHLIPCVLELGGKSPFFITENSQSSKFKMDVLIKRLFFGGFGSAGQICVAPDYVLIHESKYNEFVVASKKVLDKFYSGHIAEYTAMISMAAYDKMNTRLKSTRADLYQPSSLKASDPATSDKVSARVIVPTLAFDCDWDDPLMQEENFGPVLPIVKYNDLDDLLDKVIRYHDTPLVQYIFSDSKPEIDHILRRVRSGGCVINDTIVHVAMQNAPFGGIGKSGYGNYHGIYGFNAFTHERTIFKQAFWMDFLLSMRYPPYSEQKSKLIQMTTEQKPWFDKDGRTFIFKNIKFLIAIFVAILSITYYFIV; encoded by the coding sequence ATGTCTGATATTTTACAATACACATCACTGGATGAGATAGAATCCAAAATCTCCCACTGCAATGATTACTTTTATCGAAAACAAAGAGAGGTAAAATCAACTAAGCGTGATTTGGAATTTCGGAGTAACTGTTTGAAGAAGCTGTACTATGCCATCAAGGAGAATGAGGAAGCGCTAGTACTGGCAATGCACAATGATTTCCACCGTTCCAGACAAGAATCCTTGGCTTTAGAGCTTATTCCGCTCTACAATGACGTACTGGATATGATTAGCCGGTTACCTCAGTGGATCAAACCAAAGAAGGTGAAAGATTATTCACCTGTTTATGCATTCGGTACAacaaagattgaaaaaatccCGAGAGGCACAGCTTTAGTGATATCACCAAGCAACTTTCCTGTCTATTTGGCGTTAGGACCTGTTGCAGCAGCTATTTCAGCTGGAAACACGGTAGTGCTAAAACCAAGTGAGAATACCCCTTCTACGGCGAAAATTATCGAGAAGATTTTACTTGATGCTGAACTACCACAAGGTCTGATTGAGATCGTCCAAGGTGGTGTCACAGAAACAACTAAACTAATCAAGTCACCTAAGTTtgatatattcttttacaCTGGTTCTACCAAGGTGGGCTCTATTGTTGCACAAGAAGCTGCAAAACACTTGATCCCTTGCGTATTGGAACTAGGAGGCAAGTCACCATTTTTCATAACAGAAAATTCTCAATCCAGTAAATTTAAAATGGATGTGCTCATTAAAAGGTTATTCTTCGGAGGGTTTGGTAGTGCTGGCCAAATTTGTGTGGCACCAGATTATGTTCTTATCCATGAATCTAAATACAATGAATTCGTTGTAGCATCAAAAAAGGTTTTGGATAAGTTCTATTCAGGTCATATTGCTGAGTATACAGCCATGATCAGCATGGCAGCTTACGATAAAATGAATACAAGGCTTAAATCTACACGAGCCGATCTTTACCAACCTTCAAGTCTTAAAGCATCTGATCCTGCTACTTCAGACAAGGTAAGTGCTCGTGTCATTGTACCTACTTTAGCTTTTGATTGTGATTGGGACGACCCTTTGATGCaggaagaaaattttggacCTGTGCTACCAATTGTCAAATATAATGACCTTGATGATCTCCTTGATAAGGTAATCAGATATCATGACACGCCATTAGTAcaatatattttctctGATTCAAAGCCAGAAATAGATCATATCTTGAGAAGAGTGCGGTCAGGTGGATGTGTCATCAATGATACCATTGTTCATGTGGCAATGCAGAATGCTCCATTTGGTGGTATCGGTAAATCCGGTTATGGAAACTATCATGGCATATATGGGTTCAATGCCTTTACTCATGAGAGAACCATCTTTAAACAAGCCTTTTGGATGGATTTCCTGCTTTCTATGAGGTATCCTCCTTATTCAGAACAAAAATCTAAGCTGATTCAAATGACTACAGAACAGAAGCCCTGGTTTGACAAAGATGGGAgaacttttattttcaagaacATCAAGTTTTTAATTGCTATTTTTGTGGCTATCCTATCAATAacttattattttattgtttGA
- the SPG4 gene encoding Spg4p (similar to Saccharomyces cerevisiae SPG4 (YMR107W); ancestral locus Anc_2.443) encodes MSNFWNAFEVYNRSKHTKDPEMWGMNHANIGTGNTQYYYSQEYRAPKKKTTRSASFSSISSSTTDEDSLRRSSISETELPKLSKEQQQKEVSSSAALHPKMIDISNLSQREFQDLYQNMRKGEPNNRVNF; translated from the coding sequence ATGTCTAACTTTTGGAACGCTTTTGAAGTGTACAATAGAAGCAAGCACACTAAGGATCCCGAGATGTGGGGGATGAATCACGCCAACATTGGGACTGGTAATACACAGTACTACTACTCCCAAGAGTACAGAGcaccaaagaaaaagactACAAGAAGCGCCTCATTCAGCTCTATCAGCTCCTCTACCACTGACGAGGACTCGTTAAGAAGGTCTTCCATCTCAGAAACGGAATTGccaaaactttcaaaggAACAACAGCAAAAAGAAGTGTCGTCTTCGGCAGCATTGCATCCTAAGATGATAGACATATCCAATCTGTCACAGCGTGAATTCCAAGATTTGTACCAAAATATGAGGAAAGGTGAGCCCAACAACAGAGTCAACTTCTAG
- the MED11 gene encoding Med11p (similar to Saccharomyces cerevisiae MED11 (YMR112C); ancestral locus Anc_2.436), whose protein sequence is MQPQYVRERLDSLECIDLKLCTMLKEASQVVFTFSEIKKGNVDLKRQFENHVKGFYNNLEEATIRLRNEIKLLDENTGTRLLPISVNKKNLGQDEEKLAEQVTLLANVLQDVKNEASTEPLMKDEDEDVLMDG, encoded by the coding sequence ATGCAACCGCAATATGTACGGGAACGGTTGGATAGTCTAGAATGCATTGATTTAAAGCTTTGCACCATGTTGAAGGAAGCTTCGCAAGTGGTGTTTACCTTTAGTGAAATTAAGAAGGGTAATGTGGACTTGAAACGACAGTTCGAGAACCACGTCAAAGGATTCTACAACAATCTGGAGGAAGCCACCATTAGATTaagaaatgaaatcaaattgcTCGATGAGAACACAGGTACCAGATTGCTACCTATTAGTGTAAATAAGAAAAACCTCGGTCAAGACGAGGAAAAGCTAGCGGAGCAAGTAACATTACTAGCAAATGTGCTGCAAGATGTTAAAAATGAAGCCAGCACAGAGCCTCTCATGAAAgatgaggatgaagatGTCTTAATGGATGGATGA
- the YKU80 gene encoding ATP-dependent DNA helicase YKU80 (similar to Saccharomyces cerevisiae YKU80 (YMR106C); ancestral locus Anc_2.444) encodes MSAECTSFIIDVSNSMVSNYRIDNIISYLEYVFFDKVKKSRKTDYISVYLCNSKETNNFMGIEYVYQVCEFIAPMTSIDLCNISHYIRNMPPMDENLENNMDKNLLLSSLEIKDKFGKTKMDRKIMIFTDDLVGLNLQEDEINALVGEFNGRFILIDCNDEQQDLKEDESSWIKLINCAPKSQLFHINELLEEIASPKPATVKPVRIFTGDLRLGADISTIMEEDTEIDPFTDPFSLCMRVEGYPATKSVTSLSKKTVLKTEDKKYSSIKSIVEYELHNDKKDTQSKESDMKEKFKEKEGEKEGELPYNIITVSKDYITKAYRYGSDYAVLPPPLAEKFYYETIPGLDIRGFVDESSLPRYYLSSESVFILADTRMGSMADIFAFGVLVDAMYKNEKVAIARYVQKKLSDVEMVALIPLRISTENINAKSDVRALILNRIPFAEDMRVSDFPKLVNRRTTSGKSINVDEDETIELDKLMNEFVDSMDMDNLTGVADDKYYQSINEVNSDTTLVLPASRRKVEKEEDPLRMLAITNHLQVQVLREYLHQISLKGDEGLSVNAPTLPRYLAEKIEPHVIDSDRNDRISTDLMSLARLAKTDDTEKAASRATQEQLEAVAEGPPVEDLLAAGRRNQ; translated from the coding sequence ATGTCGGCGGAATGCACgtcttttattattgatgtATCGAATTCAATGGTCTCAAACTATAGAATTGATAACATCATCTCTTATTTAGAATATGTGTTCTTTGACAAAGTCAAGAAGTCTAGAAAGACAGATTATATCAGTGTATACCTTTGTAACTCAAAGGAGACAAATAACTTCATGGGCATTGAGTATGTTTATCAGGTTTGTGAATTCATTGCACCAATGActtcaattgatttgtGTAACATTTCTCATTATATTAGAAACATGCCTCCAATGGATGAAAAccttgaaaataatatggATAAGAACCTTTTGCTTTCCTCTTTGGAAATTAAGGATAAGTTTGGTAAGACGAAAATGGATAGGAAAATCATGATCTTTACTGACGATTTAGTTGGTTTAAATTTACAAGAGGATGAAATCAACGCTTTGGTAGGTGAGTTCAATGGTAGATTCATACTAATAGATTGTAATGATGAACAACAAGATCTCAAAGAGGACGAGAGTTCATGGATAAAACTAATTAATTGTGCTCCAAAATCACAATTATTCCATATTAATGAATTACTAGAGGAAATCGCTAGTCCCAAACCAGCTACGGTAAAACCTGTCAGAATTTTTACGGGAGATCTGAGATTGGGTGCTGATATATCCACAATAATGGAAGAAGATACGGAGATTGACCCATTTACAGatccattttctttatgCATGAGAGTTGAAGGTTATCCCGCTACGAAATCCGTCACAAGTTTAAGCAAGAAAACTGTTTTGAAGAcagaagataaaaaatattcctCCATAAAGAGCATTGTTGAATATGAACTCCATAATGACAAGAAAGATACTCAATCTAAGGAAAGTGATATgaaggaaaaatttaaagaaaaagaggGGGAAAAGGAGGGAGAACTGCCCTATAATATAATTACTGTCTCTAAGGACTATATCACGAAGGCATATAGATACGGTAGTGATTATGCAGTTTTACCACCCCCATTAGcggaaaaattttattatgaGACAATACCTGGCCTTGATATTAGAGGATTTGTCGATGAAAGTTCACTGCCGAGATACTATCTTAGTTCAGAATCCGTTTTCATCTTAGCCGATACGAGAATGGGATCAATGGCAGATATATTTGCATTCGGAGTTCTAGTAGATGCCATGTACAAGAACGAAAAAGTGGCCATCGCAAGGTATGTTCAAAAAAAACTGAGTGACGTTGAAATGGTGGCCCTAATACCCTTGAGAATATCtactgaaaatattaaCGCGAAGAGTGATGTTAGAGCACTGATATTGAATAGAATACCGTTTGCTGAAGATATGAGAGTTTCAGACTTTCCAAAGTTGGTGAATAGGAGGACGACATCTGGTAAAAGCATAAatgttgatgaagatgagaCCATTGAGCTTGAcaaattaatgaatgaGTTTGTTGATTCAATGGACATGGACAACCTAACAGGAGTAGCTGATGACAAGTACTATCAAAGCATAAATGAAGTGAATAGTGACACAACGCTGGTCTTGCCGGCGTCAAGAAGGAAAGTGgagaaggaagaagatCCATTGCGAATGCTAGCGATAACAAATCACTTACAAGTACAAGTTTTACGCGAATATTTACATCAAATAAGTTTAAAAGGTGATGAAGGTCTATCGGTCAATGCACCGACATTACCACGCTACCTAgcagaaaaaattgaaccCCATGTGATTGATTCTGATAGGAATGACAGAATCAGTACAGATCTCATGTCGTTGGCTAGACTTGCTAAGACTGATGACACGGAAAAGGCAGCCAGCAGAGCAACACAGGAGCAGTTGGAAGCCGTCGCAGAGGGCCCACCAGTAGAGGACCTCTTGGCAGCgggaagaagaaatcagTAA